tgggagggggagcaAGGTTCGACCCCTCCCCAGAGGACCCTGCACACCTTGGACCACAGGAGCACTCCAAAGACGCCACGGATGTTATCAGCATGCCAGCCTAGGTACTCATGGACTCGGGCACGAGCCTGCAGGTCAGCTGGGTACCAATGGTCTGCCACTTGGTACTTGGAACTCAGGTAAATCAGGATGGCTGAGCTGGGGACCATGAGAAGGGGGACGGTAAGGACCTTTGGCTGTTTCCCCGTTCTTCAGTGGGGCCTCGAGGATTCTTACTTTTGAAGGATTCCCTTCTAGTCTCAATCCTCTATCCCTGTCTCCGGACTATCTTTCTTCTTCCGTGCAACCGAGGGACAGggacacacgcgcgcgcacaaacacacacacacacacacacacacgcacacgcacacacacacgcacacgcacacgcacgcacgcacgcacatgcacggCAAGAGCTCTACGTCTCCAACTCTCCCCTTCCTATGGTGTTGTGGACCCTGGACCCTGGCCAGACGACCTGCTCTCTGCCCTTTGAGGCGTCATCTTCATGGTACCCCAGCAGCCACTCTATGAGATAGAGACTCCATCCTTTGTTTGCATGTGAGGAAGCGAATGCTCAAACCATTGAAGTGAATTGCCTGAAATTGCACAGTTTAGATAAAGCTCCCTGGGGCCTTGAAACCTGTGTGAGATAGGCATACATCTATGGAGTGGCTTGAACATGCCAAAGGGGAACCACGTGCTCCGGTTTCTACCCACCAGCCATCACTTCTATAGCCACCTGACAGACCTCTAGTCCTCTCTGTTTAGTCACTAGACTCTAGTGGGAGAACCCGCTGGCACCTGGAGACCTGACACTTTCCCTGGTCTCCAGGGACCACGCCTTGAGTAGATTAGACAGGGGACATCTGCGAAGTCAGGAGAAACTCCTCCTAGCCTCTGTTACTGAATCTACATTTTGTCTAACCCTGGACAAATGTCCCCTTGTCGCCTTCCAGTACTTCTCAGTCACAGTGGCGAGGCCTCAGGGGTagggttggggggggaggggtccaGCAGAAGAAACCAGACAGGGATTGGAACGTGCTGGACCAATCTCCAGTCACCCTGCCTCATTCCCAGTCTGCTCTAGCCACATCCCCTCACGGTCTGGGGTGGGTATCTGCCAGGGCCAtgccccccccacctcaccccacccacaGGAAGCATGAGGAGGTGGTTTAGGCTCTGCGTTGATTTACAGCTGCACCTTTCGGTCAACACGAAGTTTCCGTCTTTGAGGACAGGAAGTTTCCGCAGGCAGTTCACCCGGGTGAATTGCTCGCTCACGTTCTGTCCTGGGAaggaagaagccagaaaatgtGTTCAAGGTCTCAGGCAGTagtgcctctgtgtgttcactctCTTTCTTTGTAACCGGAGCCCCCTCCCAGAGCAAGGTCGAAGCGGCCAAAACCCAGGTGGGCCCCGGACCAACAGCACAAAGGTGGCTCAGCTTTACGTCTCTTCCCTTGCAAAGTCTCCGGGGTTTTGTAAATCTAAGTGTTTTCAAAGCACAGAGGAACTCTGCAAATCGTTTTCTCCCCTACGCCCCAGGGCAGAAAGTACCACCCTATCTTCCTTGTCAGATCAGAATTCAAGTTTAGTGAGGGCTCTGAACTAAGGCCACTCCAAAGAGGGCATCCCCTGGTGGTCGGCACTGGGTGGGACTGTACCCATCAATGGGTGAAGGACTGACATGGTCTAGGGGTGGACGGGTACCAGGCTTGGCCCAACCTTTGATTATATTCACGGTGTGCATCTGGAAGGGAATGCCGTTCTTCTTGGCGAAGATGTAGGTGGCGCGGCAGGGCTGCGACAGCAGGTCGAGGTAGAGCTCCAAGCCCATGGCGGCAGCTGCACAGATGGTGTGGATGGACTGCATAAGCCAGGCGCTAAGTGCAGGCGACTCCACTAATAGGGGTCCACAGCCTCTGCGGGTCAAGCTCCAGCTTTCCCCTCCTGCACAGCTGACGCCTTTTAATCTTTGGAGGGAGCTGCTCGGAAGGACTTTGCACCGAGAGGAGGGCTGAAGTGCGCAcgcactcgggggggggggggggggggtggagggggatggaaggtggggggtggggggatgggggtgggggatgggggtaggggatgggggggttgggggggcggGAAAGGGACGGACGGTTTGTTCCAAAGAGCTTTGGGGCCAGAGATCCAGCCCAGGTTCCAGCCCAGGACTTTAGTGCCACCCAGACCCGGAAATAGCCAAACTCTACTTTGCTGTACTGAGTGAGGGTGCTGTGGACTCGGCTGGCAGGAAACTGGAAGGCTCAGCTCCCAGCTCTCGGTTACCGCGGAAGGGAATCTTAGAGGCTGCTCTCTGAGGTATCCCCCTCCAATGGGTAAAGCTTGTTTCAGGCTGCTAGGAACATTGCCTTAAGGGAGAACTGTCTATGGTCCAGCTGCCCCGTGTAGAGAAGGTCGTTTGAGAACACTGAATCTCCCCCATCACTCCGTGAGATCTGGAAGGCGGAGCGGCATGGTTGAGGGATCAGTCACAGCAcattcctcctcccctcctccccctcctccccctcctccccctcctccccctcctcctccctcttcctttccctcctcctctctttccctccctctctccctaccccCCCTCCCGACATCTTCCACAGTGATGGTCCAACACTGATTACTGGCTTTATCTGAATCTTTTAGAATAGCTGTAACCTGTGGCCCACATGGGGGACCGGAATGTTTCCCTAggagttttatttccatttatttatttatttactcaattTTGGACACTGAGGGTCTTGTtatattgcccaggctggtctcaaacttttgGGCTCcattgattctcctgccttagctccCCGAATAGCTGGGACTCTAGGTGAGATCCACCCTGCCTGGATTTGCAGGGAATTTTtatgtttgattgattgatttggttggttggtttgggtttttttgaaacagggtctcatgtagtccaggttgactTCAAACTTAATGTGTTGCCcagagtggtcttgaactcatggtccccgtgcttccatctcccaagtgccgGAACTACAGACATTTGCCACTGCACCAGGCTTACTTACTCTGATAGTTTTGAGTTGCAATTCAAAGATAGCTGGGGCCTGGAGTAGTCTGTGGTGACATTTCCAGAATTTGATAGCAATAGCAGGCTGGCTATCAAACCTGAGTAGAGGTTGCCACAGAAAACGGAACATTGTCGGGGCGCTCGGGGAGGAGGGGGTAGGGGGGCTCAAACTGCAGCTCTCTCTAGTGGCCCCTACCCCTACCCCGGCCATTTTAAAGCcggatacacacacactcatacacacacacaccttttccccCCCCAAGTAAGCTGGTGTTGTTTTTTTAGGAAAAGAATTCTGAAAACACAAAGCAGTTCTCAAAGGAACCCCTCTGAAGCCCTGGAGGGCTCATGTCCCTGTTCCTGCAAACTCCACTTGGAAGGGCAGACCACCCAAGATGTCTGTATTCACTCAAGGAGCTGAATTAGCCGTCTGACTTGGTGCAGCCCTAGAAGTTTCCTGACCTTGTTTGTCAGGAACAGACTTCCCCTAGGCCAGACTTCCCCTCTCAGTTACAGGATCCGATGTGGCTCACGAATGGATGGGGCCCTGAATTCCCCTAGTCTTCGCCCTGCCTGACCCTCTTTCTCCAGGCTCAGGCACCTGCTGCTTTGCTCCTGTACCTAGGGTCCCCTCCACCACTGGCAAGAAACGGGTTTGGCTACCTCACTCTCCCCTCTTCACTCTCTGCCTCTATTCTGGTGGCTTTTCCCACTAAATTCTTCCCTGAATCtgggtgggggcagagggggTGGAATACCCATTTCTGCCACCCTTCCTCCTGACCATTACCAGTTTCCATCTTTCTGGGCAGATACCTACAgccaatgtggtggtttgaatgaggaatgCCCCCctccccataggttcatgtgtttgaacacttggtccccagttggtggtcgtttttttgggggggaaggttAAGTAACTTTTAGGATGTGGCACCTTGCTAGAGGGAGTATGTCACTGGAAGCTTCCAGCCTCATCCCCTTCTGGTTCagtctctgctttctgtgtgtggttGGAGTTGTGATTTCTTGGCTCTCTGCTCCAGCTgttgccaccatgcttccttcaCCATTATGGACTCGAACCCTCTGCAACCGTGAGCCAAAGTGagctttcttcagtttcttttgggCATGGTATTTGTCACAGCGGCGGAACAGAAACTGATACATCCAACGTTCATCTTCAGCATACAGCTTCATTTTTAAACTCCAAAAATGCGTGTCCATCTAACAACCACCTGTTTCCCGTGTTGTCTTCTTTTCTTCAGACGTCTGTTCTCAGTACTTAAAGTATTTGGATTTTAACGTGCCCGCCTGTCCATGGCTAAGAAGCTGTGTTTTTCTTTGGTGGAATGAGATCATGCCTCTGGCAATTGTGAAAGTAAACACTTACCATTATGTATTAATTCGATCACAGATAGTGTTATGACCACAAAAAATGCAAAGACAATTTTCTCATTGTGCATTTGCCTAAAGACTTGGCGGTGAATCCTACATTTGCTGGCCAACATCACAGGACCCGTGGGAGCTCTAGGTTGGAACTAGAGCCAGGGAACTGGATGTGGTCTTGGGGAAGAAACTGCAAAAGCCAACACATCCACCCTTTAGGCCGCACGGGATTCCAGAGGCTTCTATACAATctgcttttcttttgttgaagCGTGTAGCCCAACTTGCCTGGAATCCATATGTTGCTGCCTCCActttcaaagtgctgggattatagatggcACCGTCCTTCCCCAGCCTCATAAGACTTTGTATCTGTGTCACAGTCCTCAGGAAAAATGATAGCTAAGCATCAGTAGTCAGACAAAAGGCAGAAATAAAACCTCAGTGGTGTCAGatatggattttaaaaatgttgaCTCCACTCTAAGTACCAAAGATGGCGCTAAACACATgagcaagaaacaaaaatatgggAAGGGCTCAGATATGGGTTCAAAATAGACACTGAACCAGATTGTTAGAGGTGTGAAGTTCA
The sequence above is drawn from the Onychomys torridus chromosome 18, mOncTor1.1, whole genome shotgun sequence genome and encodes:
- the LOC118569711 gene encoding glutathione S-transferase theta-2-like, which codes for MQSIHTICAAAAMGLELYLDLLSQPCRATYIFAKKNGIPFQMHTVNIIKGQNVSEQFTRVNCLRKLPVLKDGNFVLTESSAILIYLSSKYQVADHWYPADLQARARVHEYLGWHADNIRGVFGVLLWSKVLGPLIGIQIPEEKMERNRKSMVAALQRLEEKFLGDRAFLTGQQMTLADLMCLEELMQPVALGYNLFEGRPQLTAWRNRVEAFLGADLCQEAHGTIMSILEQSTKKALPVPPPEAHPGMQLRIARIP